The Solibacillus daqui genome has a segment encoding these proteins:
- the cobJ gene encoding precorrin-3B C(17)-methyltransferase, with translation MQKGKIFVVGFGPGDREHITKRAVDALQQSDHIMGYKTYVELIEHLVTAKMIVSTGMTEEVSRAQEAVKQAEAGHIVSVISSGDSGVYGMAGLVYEVLIEKGWTEATGIEVEVVPGISAINSCASLLGAPVMHDSCTISLSDHLTPWTVIEKRIEAAAMADFVIAFYNPKSGRRTRQIVEAQRILLKYRSPDTPVGLVKAAYRDTQDIILTTLSEMLEHDIGMLTTVVVGNSSTFFYDNKIITPRGYQRKYTLGEEKQILKPHQRLKKEAEPWALNQETGEAKSGYEKIVAVEKKTPKVEISSLELANEALSLVQKEQKEENPFLVQQQQESIFEFAVSPGVANKMITPQQMITLAEVVGERGTMEYTPDHRLVIKVPSDNPQKLVAIVEQTGLIVQPVGDVVLVKACDFCYGEKAESIPYAEKIMETLGGIKMPKELHVGFNGCGMACYRAVFDDIGIVYRKKKFDLFIGSKPVGRTAHAAQPVVEGLAPEQLIPLLTDIIADYQKNAHPNERFFKYFKRVKKILNFEHVDMTCKIKVEEAPCGD, from the coding sequence ATGCAAAAGGGAAAAATCTTTGTTGTTGGCTTCGGTCCTGGAGATAGAGAGCATATTACGAAGCGCGCGGTCGATGCACTTCAGCAAAGTGATCACATTATGGGTTATAAAACGTATGTAGAGTTAATTGAACATTTAGTAACAGCAAAAATGATCGTTAGTACAGGAATGACCGAAGAAGTGTCACGTGCACAAGAAGCCGTGAAGCAGGCTGAGGCTGGCCATATTGTTTCAGTCATTTCAAGTGGAGATTCGGGTGTTTACGGAATGGCAGGGTTAGTCTACGAAGTATTAATCGAAAAAGGGTGGACGGAAGCGACAGGTATAGAAGTCGAAGTTGTGCCTGGTATTTCAGCTATTAACTCCTGTGCGAGCCTACTAGGAGCACCAGTTATGCATGATTCTTGCACGATTAGTTTAAGTGACCATTTAACTCCATGGACAGTGATTGAAAAGCGGATTGAAGCAGCTGCGATGGCGGATTTTGTGATTGCTTTTTATAATCCGAAATCAGGTCGTCGTACACGTCAAATCGTTGAAGCACAGCGTATTTTACTAAAATATCGTTCGCCGGATACACCAGTTGGTCTTGTAAAAGCAGCATACCGTGATACTCAGGACATTATTTTAACTACACTATCGGAAATGCTGGAGCATGATATCGGCATGTTAACGACGGTTGTTGTCGGGAATTCATCAACGTTTTTCTATGATAATAAAATTATTACCCCACGTGGCTATCAGCGAAAATACACGCTAGGAGAAGAGAAGCAGATACTAAAGCCACATCAACGTTTGAAAAAAGAAGCGGAGCCTTGGGCATTAAATCAAGAAACAGGTGAAGCTAAGTCCGGCTACGAAAAAATTGTTGCGGTTGAAAAAAAAACACCGAAAGTTGAAATAAGCAGTTTAGAGCTTGCGAATGAAGCGTTATCACTTGTTCAAAAAGAGCAAAAAGAAGAGAATCCATTTTTAGTTCAGCAACAGCAAGAATCGATTTTTGAATTTGCTGTTTCGCCAGGTGTTGCAAATAAAATGATTACGCCTCAGCAAATGATCACACTAGCAGAAGTTGTTGGTGAACGAGGCACGATGGAATATACACCTGATCATCGTTTAGTAATTAAAGTACCAAGTGATAATCCACAGAAACTTGTTGCAATCGTTGAACAAACTGGATTAATTGTTCAGCCAGTTGGGGATGTAGTACTCGTTAAAGCATGTGATTTTTGTTACGGGGAAAAGGCAGAGTCTATTCCGTATGCGGAAAAAATTATGGAAACGCTAGGTGGAATTAAAATGCCAAAAGAATTACATGTCGGATTTAACGGCTGTGGTATGGCATGCTACCGTGCAGTGTTCGATGATATCGGGATTGTATACCGTAAAAAGAAATTCGATTTATTTATCGGCTCGAAGCCAGTTGGACGTACAGCGCATGCAGCTCAACCAGTGGTAGAAGGGCTAGCACCCGAGCAATTAATTCCGCTTTTAACAGACATCATTGCGGATTATCAAAAAAATGCGCATCCAAACGAACGTTTCTTTAAATACTTTAAGCGAGTAAAAAAGATCTTGAACTTCGAGCATGTTGATATGACGTGCAAAATTAAAGTCGAAGAAGCACCATGTGGGGACTAG
- a CDS encoding LytTR family DNA-binding domain-containing protein: protein MKIHLNIESELQQIEVHIHAPEYNEAVEQLMKRLNQQSPSNHIAGYKDSDIHLLQIHEVFSIYSENGKVYLQTDDDEFEAKNKLYELENRFEQQYIRINKATLVNMKKIISIQSKVLGNPQVVLANDATIPVSRNYLKSLKEALGLGGTTK, encoded by the coding sequence ATGAAAATTCATCTAAATATCGAAAGTGAATTGCAACAAATCGAAGTACATATTCATGCGCCTGAGTACAATGAAGCAGTAGAACAGCTTATGAAAAGGCTCAATCAGCAATCCCCTTCAAATCATATTGCGGGCTATAAGGACAGTGACATTCATTTACTACAAATTCACGAAGTATTTTCAATATATAGCGAAAACGGTAAAGTCTATCTCCAAACCGATGACGATGAATTTGAAGCAAAAAATAAGTTGTATGAGCTTGAAAATCGTTTCGAGCAGCAATATATACGCATCAATAAAGCAACACTCGTCAACATGAAAAAAATCATTTCCATTCAATCTAAGGTGCTTGGTAATCCGCAAGTTGTATTAGCAAATGATGCAACCATTCCCGTTAGCCGAAATTATTTAAAATCATTAAAAGAAGCACTCGGTTTAGGAGGTACAACGAAATGA
- a CDS encoding DUF3021 domain-containing protein codes for MKNFFISFMVSVFVSYFTIAMIAFNNPEYLWSSKTIIVQFILANGLGFTIGCANLLFRIQHWPYIAVLSVHYIVVVTSTFIIGKFGNWFYMNEPITMISLFLRVSIVYVAVWIVLNFTQKRSIKQMNELLQKNRGE; via the coding sequence ATGAAAAACTTTTTTATTAGCTTTATGGTTAGTGTTTTTGTGTCATATTTTACGATTGCCATGATTGCTTTTAACAACCCTGAATATTTATGGTCAAGCAAGACAATTATAGTGCAGTTTATATTAGCGAATGGCTTAGGATTTACGATTGGCTGCGCAAATTTATTATTTAGAATCCAACATTGGCCGTATATAGCAGTTTTGTCCGTTCATTATATCGTTGTTGTGACATCAACATTTATTATCGGAAAATTTGGTAATTGGTTTTACATGAATGAACCAATTACGATGATTTCATTATTTTTACGTGTTTCTATCGTTTATGTTGCCGTTTGGATTGTACTGAACTTTACTCAAAAACGTTCAATCAAACAAATGAATGAGCTATTACAAAAAAATCGAGGTGAATAA
- a CDS encoding ABC transporter ATP-binding protein, producing MNNIIEVKQLTKHFGNVTAVKEITFNVVEGSLFAFLGSNGAGKSTTIEMLCTLLDKSSGDVRINGHELGTIKGNAAIRESIGIVFQQSILDQTLTVNENILHRGRFYNLPKKLLQENYYFVHQFLQLEDIEMKKYGQLSGGQRRRADIARAIIHKPSLLFLDEPTTGLDPHTRKFVWETIERLRKEIGMTIFLTTHYMEEATNADQIIVIKQGTIVAQGTPNTLKERYASDQLVIVVKEGIDISTILSKIEHPIYAVGDVYKINIPSTMHAIPILEQIQPFITSFEVVKGSLDQVFIQINEEK from the coding sequence ATGAATAATATTATTGAAGTAAAACAATTAACTAAGCATTTCGGCAATGTTACGGCCGTTAAAGAAATTACCTTTAATGTAGTGGAAGGTTCGTTGTTTGCCTTTCTGGGCAGCAATGGCGCTGGAAAATCTACAACAATCGAAATGCTCTGTACATTGCTTGATAAATCAAGTGGCGATGTACGCATTAACGGACATGAACTAGGAACAATTAAGGGCAATGCGGCAATCCGTGAATCCATTGGTATTGTGTTTCAGCAAAGTATTTTAGATCAAACTTTAACTGTAAATGAAAACATTTTACATCGAGGCCGTTTTTATAACTTGCCTAAAAAACTATTGCAAGAAAACTATTATTTCGTACACCAGTTTCTACAACTTGAGGATATTGAAATGAAGAAATACGGTCAATTATCCGGCGGACAGCGTAGACGTGCTGACATTGCCCGGGCAATTATCCACAAGCCTTCCCTTCTGTTTTTAGATGAACCGACAACCGGCTTAGACCCACATACTCGTAAATTTGTTTGGGAAACGATAGAACGCTTACGTAAAGAAATTGGCATGACGATTTTTTTGACAACGCATTATATGGAGGAAGCAACGAATGCAGATCAAATTATTGTCATTAAACAAGGTACTATTGTCGCTCAAGGTACTCCAAATACGTTAAAAGAACGCTACGCAAGTGATCAGCTAGTTATCGTTGTAAAAGAAGGCATTGATATTAGCACAATTCTATCCAAAATTGAGCATCCGATTTATGCTGTTGGTGATGTTTATAAAATCAATATCCCTTCTACGATGCACGCAATTCCGATTCTCGAACAAATTCAACCATTCATAACGTCATTTGAAGTTGTCAAAGGCTCGCTTGATCAAGTATTTATTCAAATAAACGAAGAAAAGTAG
- a CDS encoding ABC transporter permease, translating to MLSSLISRNNKVFLRNKMLVFFSLLSVLIAVGLYAIFLQKLQVDSIKQFVPVTKNIEQLVSEWMVAGILTTTAMTSTLAVFGIYIQDLESKRTADFLVTSASRLNIQLSYVFSSLIIGFGMTFIAFICCELFIVAIGGQLLSIVALIKVLSLLVLAVLLSAMINLFIVLFINSETAFSTVNTIIGTLIGFLCAIYVPMGVLPSAVQTVIHFFSVSHIAVLLRQVFMEDSLRTVFAGAVTYEEEYKLNYGVVYEIGDSIFSPISSVLFIVGTIIAIGLFAAIVYKRKYK from the coding sequence ATGTTAAGTAGTCTAATTAGCCGTAATAATAAAGTGTTTTTACGTAATAAAATGCTCGTGTTTTTCTCGCTACTTTCGGTACTGATTGCAGTTGGTTTATACGCCATTTTCCTACAAAAATTACAAGTGGACTCAATCAAGCAGTTCGTTCCTGTTACTAAAAATATCGAACAATTAGTAAGTGAATGGATGGTTGCAGGAATCTTAACAACAACTGCCATGACTTCAACGCTCGCTGTTTTTGGGATTTATATTCAAGATTTAGAATCAAAGCGAACAGCCGATTTTTTAGTTACCTCCGCTTCAAGGCTTAACATTCAGCTCAGCTACGTTTTTAGTTCTCTTATAATTGGCTTTGGTATGACATTCATTGCGTTTATTTGCTGTGAACTATTTATCGTAGCAATTGGTGGACAACTATTATCAATAGTTGCCCTTATAAAGGTGCTTTCGCTATTAGTTTTAGCTGTGCTATTAAGCGCGATGATTAATTTATTTATTGTATTGTTTATTAATTCTGAAACGGCTTTTTCTACAGTGAACACCATTATCGGCACGCTCATTGGCTTTTTATGTGCCATTTATGTTCCGATGGGGGTATTACCGAGCGCTGTTCAAACCGTCATTCATTTCTTCTCGGTTAGTCATATTGCTGTACTTCTACGCCAAGTGTTTATGGAAGATTCACTCCGGACCGTATTTGCCGGTGCAGTTACTTACGAAGAAGAATACAAACTGAATTATGGCGTTGTTTATGAAATCGGTGATTCAATTTTTTCTCCAATTTCAAGTGTGCTATTTATTGTTGGAACAATCATTGCTATCGGTCTATTCGCTGCCATTGTTTATAAACGAAAATATAAATAA
- a CDS encoding FTR1 family iron permease — protein sequence MKHYLIRCSLVLSLLLTLSLQSAFAQQSYSSLYISISDALINTKQDNDTKVQKALEQFASDWALVETKETEQQQKVTAAFDAAMSSATKEQRLQALSTLSNELRALEKLENPVDEAAQRKEFEQKFTPVMQQFELALASKDLTQINEAYTEFNVKWNKNERPIREQSVAMYGQIETQMAFLRITLASENPDMATIQAQYDSLKQTITDFIAGKETAEVVEGDYSLQSLINYIDEASDFIEKQQFDEAAGQITEFITIWPSVEMEISTRNGSLYTKIESTMPLLVSELMKATPDTKKVTKQLEQFKTEIQLVQENSDYSFWDSALILLREGLEALLIIMALVAFLEKSGQPHMRKWIYVGAGSGILVSAITAILMLTLFNSATVNTNRELLEGCIGLIAAAMMIGVGIWLHNKSSVTSWNAYIAKQMNHAISKQSVFAMAFISFLSVFREGAETLLFYAGIAPKMELSQFVLGIVVALVILIVFAIVLFKVSGKIPVHKFFAVATVLIYVLAFKIIGVSIHTLQLTSKISTTVIDGLPVISTIGFYPTIETVLGQTVLIVLVIGTVILKKRK from the coding sequence GTGAAGCATTATTTAATTCGCTGTAGTTTAGTCCTGAGCTTATTACTGACATTGTCGTTACAAAGTGCTTTTGCCCAGCAGTCGTATAGTTCACTTTATATTTCGATTAGTGATGCGCTCATTAATACAAAACAGGACAATGATACCAAGGTTCAGAAGGCGTTAGAGCAATTTGCATCGGATTGGGCACTTGTTGAAACAAAAGAAACCGAGCAACAACAAAAAGTTACAGCGGCTTTTGATGCGGCAATGAGTAGTGCAACAAAAGAACAGCGTTTGCAGGCACTTTCAACGCTTTCTAATGAATTACGCGCACTTGAAAAGCTAGAAAATCCAGTCGATGAAGCGGCGCAACGCAAAGAATTTGAACAAAAATTTACGCCGGTGATGCAACAATTCGAACTGGCACTTGCCTCCAAGGATCTCACACAAATTAACGAAGCCTATACAGAGTTTAATGTGAAGTGGAATAAAAATGAACGTCCAATCCGTGAGCAAAGTGTAGCGATGTATGGTCAAATTGAAACACAAATGGCTTTTTTACGCATTACACTTGCCTCTGAGAATCCAGATATGGCAACGATTCAAGCGCAATACGACTCCTTAAAGCAAACGATTACTGATTTTATCGCAGGAAAAGAAACCGCTGAAGTCGTAGAAGGCGATTATTCACTGCAATCTTTAATTAATTACATTGATGAAGCGAGTGACTTCATCGAAAAGCAACAATTTGATGAAGCTGCAGGTCAAATTACTGAGTTTATTACGATTTGGCCAAGTGTTGAAATGGAAATTTCAACGCGCAATGGCTCACTGTACACAAAAATTGAAAGTACAATGCCACTATTAGTAAGTGAATTGATGAAGGCTACACCTGATACGAAAAAAGTAACGAAGCAGTTAGAGCAATTTAAAACGGAAATTCAGCTTGTACAAGAGAATAGCGATTATTCTTTTTGGGATTCTGCGCTTATATTATTACGTGAAGGATTAGAGGCGTTACTAATCATCATGGCACTTGTCGCCTTTTTAGAAAAATCCGGTCAACCTCATATGCGCAAGTGGATTTATGTAGGGGCTGGTTCAGGGATATTGGTGTCAGCTATTACGGCGATTTTAATGTTGACGCTATTTAATTCTGCAACTGTCAATACAAACCGCGAATTGCTAGAAGGCTGTATTGGGTTAATTGCGGCCGCAATGATGATAGGTGTTGGGATTTGGTTGCATAATAAATCTAGTGTCACTAGTTGGAATGCCTATATTGCTAAACAAATGAACCATGCGATTTCAAAGCAATCTGTGTTTGCAATGGCATTTATTAGCTTTTTATCGGTATTCCGTGAAGGGGCAGAAACGCTGCTATTTTATGCAGGGATTGCACCGAAAATGGAGCTATCGCAATTCGTATTAGGTATTGTCGTGGCACTGGTCATTTTAATTGTCTTTGCGATTGTGTTATTTAAAGTAAGTGGCAAAATTCCCGTGCATAAATTCTTCGCCGTTGCAACGGTGTTAATTTATGTACTCGCATTTAAAATTATTGGCGTAAGTATCCATACGCTACAATTAACAAGTAAAATTTCGACAACGGTGATAGATGGGTTACCGGTAATTAGTACGATTGGTTTTTATCCAACGATTGAAACAGTGCTAGGTCAGACAGTGTTAATTGTATTAGTGATAGGTACGGTTATTTTGAAGAAGAGAAAATGA
- the efeB gene encoding iron uptake transporter deferrochelatase/peroxidase subunit encodes MTSKHDEKWYNKKISRRDMLKLTGAGVAGVAIGATGLGGVMKVMGQDVFEVVADDSTTENKVNFYGTHQSGIATPVQKHIYFASLNVLFTSKAEFQALLQKWTPLMVRLMNGELMVDHATNVRVPTGDTGEASGLDASNLTITVGVGPSLFSKLNMKQLQPKTLKDLPHFPKDQLQENLTGGDLCIQACADDPQVAFHAVRNLVRAASGLVEIHWSQAGFNSFPAHEGTPRNLFAFKDGTGNPLITDKKAMNEIVWVQGGWLKNGTYLVARPIQMHLETWDRTSLKDQEATFGRHRESGAPIGKKDEFAKFDIEEKDLEGKYIIPETSHVHLAVKSGAKMLRRSFSYASGVLSKTGTHDAGLLFISFQQDPAQFIAVQNSLGRLDKMNEYVTHRGSAVFACFPGVEKGSYLGEALFNSL; translated from the coding sequence ATGACGTCAAAGCACGATGAAAAATGGTATAACAAAAAAATCTCTCGTCGTGACATGTTAAAGCTTACAGGGGCTGGTGTCGCCGGTGTTGCAATCGGCGCAACCGGCCTTGGTGGCGTTATGAAAGTGATGGGGCAGGATGTTTTTGAAGTAGTTGCAGATGATAGTACAACTGAAAACAAAGTGAATTTTTATGGAACACATCAATCAGGAATTGCTACGCCTGTTCAAAAGCATATTTATTTTGCATCGTTAAATGTGTTATTCACTTCGAAGGCAGAGTTTCAAGCGCTCTTACAAAAATGGACACCACTAATGGTTCGCTTAATGAATGGCGAACTGATGGTAGACCATGCAACTAATGTTCGTGTGCCAACAGGTGATACCGGTGAAGCGTCTGGTCTTGATGCAAGCAATTTAACGATTACAGTGGGAGTTGGGCCATCGCTGTTTTCAAAATTAAATATGAAGCAGTTACAACCAAAAACACTGAAAGATTTACCGCATTTTCCGAAAGACCAGCTACAAGAAAATTTAACAGGTGGAGATTTATGTATACAAGCTTGTGCAGACGATCCACAAGTAGCGTTTCATGCCGTGCGTAATTTGGTGCGTGCAGCATCAGGCTTGGTGGAAATTCATTGGTCACAGGCTGGTTTTAATTCATTCCCGGCACACGAAGGAACGCCAAGGAATTTATTTGCTTTTAAAGATGGTACAGGAAATCCGTTAATAACGGACAAAAAAGCGATGAATGAAATTGTTTGGGTGCAGGGTGGATGGTTAAAAAACGGAACTTATTTAGTCGCACGCCCGATTCAAATGCATTTAGAAACGTGGGATCGTACGTCATTAAAAGACCAGGAAGCAACATTTGGTCGTCATCGTGAAAGTGGCGCACCGATTGGTAAGAAGGATGAATTTGCTAAATTTGATATTGAGGAAAAGGATTTAGAAGGCAAGTACATTATTCCTGAAACATCGCATGTACATTTAGCGGTAAAATCAGGAGCAAAAATGTTAAGACGTTCTTTTTCTTATGCGTCGGGTGTGCTATCAAAAACCGGCACACATGATGCCGGCTTGCTATTTATTTCGTTTCAACAAGATCCAGCGCAATTTATTGCTGTTCAAAATAGCTTAGGGCGTTTAGATAAAATGAACGAATATGTTACCCATCGAGGTAGTGCGGTATTTGCATGCTTCCCTGGTGTAGAAAAGGGGAGTTATCTAGGTGAAGCATTATTTAATTCGCTGTAG
- the efeO gene encoding iron uptake system protein EfeO — MKKAKFYSALMVGGLLLAGCGNDEASKVESEETTQSENVESTEVATDLTAELQSYQQFALEQMDQFLIETEKFVELFKAGDIEGAKAAYAPARMYFERSEPIAESFGDLDPRIDGRLADIEEEGKGKEEWSGYHKLEYALWEENTTAGYEAVADQLLADTKELHALVQTVEVIPDLMITGAVDLLNEVSTSKISGEEEIYSHTDLYDFKANIEGAEKIFEILRPKLEAKDAALVTTLDEKFKAVDDLLANYATADGGYVSYLDLTDADTKALAAAVNQLGEPLSQMGIVVE; from the coding sequence ATGAAAAAAGCAAAGTTTTATTCAGCCTTAATGGTTGGAGGATTATTACTAGCGGGGTGTGGTAATGATGAGGCCTCAAAAGTAGAATCAGAAGAAACAACCCAATCAGAAAATGTTGAATCAACGGAAGTAGCAACCGATTTAACAGCTGAATTACAAAGCTATCAACAATTTGCATTAGAGCAAATGGATCAGTTTTTAATTGAAACTGAAAAATTTGTTGAATTATTTAAAGCGGGTGATATTGAAGGCGCAAAAGCGGCTTATGCACCAGCACGTATGTATTTTGAACGCTCTGAACCAATTGCAGAAAGCTTTGGTGACTTAGACCCACGCATTGATGGTCGTTTGGCTGACATCGAAGAAGAAGGTAAAGGCAAAGAAGAATGGTCAGGCTATCATAAACTTGAGTACGCACTATGGGAAGAAAATACAACAGCAGGTTATGAAGCAGTTGCAGATCAATTATTAGCAGATACAAAAGAATTACATGCATTAGTACAAACTGTAGAAGTAATACCAGATTTAATGATTACCGGTGCAGTTGATTTATTAAACGAAGTATCTACTTCAAAAATTTCAGGTGAAGAAGAAATTTATTCACATACAGACCTATATGACTTCAAGGCAAATATTGAAGGTGCAGAAAAAATCTTTGAAATTTTACGTCCGAAATTAGAAGCAAAAGATGCAGCTTTAGTGACAACATTAGATGAAAAATTCAAAGCCGTAGATGACTTATTAGCAAATTATGCAACTGCAGATGGAGGCTATGTTTCGTATTTAGACTTAACAGATGCCGACACAAAAGCTTTAGCAGCAGCAGTGAACCAATTAGGTGAGCCGTTAAGTCAAATGGGCATCGTTGTGGAGTGA
- a CDS encoding ABC transporter permease produces the protein MSLLSLSLTLLFVFVPFILSKTLNLHLERDIIIATVRSVVQLFAIGYVLQFIFEAESFLFISLMIVFMLTVATLNARKKGKGIKGITWKIALTLTTVEVFTQGILLGFKIVPATPQYIIPISGMLIGNAMVITILFLNRFKSEMAASEDQIELILSLGGTPKQAIHKQLLESIKTSTIPTIEAQKTIGLVQLPGMMSGQIIGGADPVQAVQFQILIIFGLLSCAALSSIILGFLIYPTFFNNRMQKLVWKE, from the coding sequence ATGAGTTTACTTAGTTTATCGTTAACATTACTATTCGTGTTTGTTCCGTTTATCCTTTCAAAAACGTTGAACCTACATTTAGAAAGGGATATTATCATTGCAACTGTGCGATCGGTTGTGCAGCTATTTGCGATTGGCTATGTGCTTCAATTTATTTTTGAAGCGGAAAGTTTCCTTTTTATAAGTTTAATGATTGTCTTTATGCTGACGGTAGCGACGTTAAATGCACGTAAAAAAGGCAAGGGCATTAAGGGAATTACCTGGAAAATTGCCTTAACGTTAACAACGGTTGAAGTATTTACGCAGGGGATTTTACTTGGCTTCAAGATCGTTCCAGCAACACCACAATATATTATTCCGATTAGTGGGATGCTTATAGGGAATGCGATGGTCATTACAATTCTTTTTTTAAATCGTTTTAAATCAGAAATGGCTGCCAGTGAGGACCAAATTGAGCTGATTTTATCACTTGGAGGTACACCGAAGCAGGCGATACATAAGCAATTATTGGAATCAATTAAAACGAGCACTATTCCCACAATCGAAGCACAAAAAACGATTGGACTTGTACAATTACCGGGGATGATGAGCGGACAAATTATTGGTGGCGCGGACCCTGTCCAAGCGGTGCAATTCCAAATATTAATCATTTTTGGTTTGTTAAGCTGCGCGGCGCTGAGTAGTATTATTTTAGGTTTTTTAATTTATCCAACATTTTTCAATAACCGCATGCAAAAGCTTGTGTGGAAAGAATGA
- a CDS encoding GNAT family N-acetyltransferase encodes MEQKTTVQHIIISDELPEKQQYLALHSTTGWNANGFFTPDQLYEGICNSWYSIAAYDDQQLIGFGRIVSDGVYQTFICDVMIQPSYQANGVGKKVMTALVQHCQQQGMKSVQLFCAPGKKPFYEKLGFIIRDTEAPGMTLFLDK; translated from the coding sequence ATGGAACAGAAAACAACAGTTCAGCACATTATTATCAGTGATGAATTACCTGAAAAACAACAGTATTTAGCGTTACATTCTACGACAGGTTGGAATGCGAACGGCTTTTTTACACCTGATCAATTGTATGAGGGAATATGCAATAGCTGGTATTCAATTGCGGCTTATGATGACCAGCAATTAATTGGCTTTGGGCGAATTGTTTCAGATGGGGTCTACCAAACATTTATTTGCGATGTGATGATTCAACCAAGTTATCAGGCGAATGGGGTAGGGAAAAAGGTAATGACAGCTTTAGTACAACATTGTCAGCAACAAGGTATGAAATCGGTTCAGCTCTTTTGTGCACCAGGCAAGAAGCCGTTTTACGAAAAACTAGGCTTTATAATACGTGATACAGAGGCTCCAGGAATGACGTTATTTTTGGATAAATAA
- a CDS encoding ArsR/SmtB family transcription factor, giving the protein MNEQIENVRHELDEETLFVVSQLFKALGDPTRIRILNLLCCEEYAVNDIAESLNLSQSTVSHQLRFLKNLRLVKFRREGTTMYYTSDDEHVMNLLHQAIDHAKH; this is encoded by the coding sequence ATGAACGAACAAATTGAAAATGTACGTCACGAACTAGATGAAGAAACATTATTTGTCGTGTCGCAACTATTCAAAGCGCTAGGAGATCCAACACGTATTCGTATTTTAAATTTATTATGCTGTGAGGAATATGCAGTGAATGATATAGCAGAAAGCTTAAATTTAAGTCAATCAACGGTGTCACATCAATTACGTTTTTTAAAAAACTTACGGCTCGTTAAGTTCCGACGCGAAGGGACAACGATGTATTATACTAGCGATGATGAGCATGTTATGAATTTACTCCATCAGGCAATTGATCATGCAAAACACTAA
- a CDS encoding cation diffusion facilitator family transporter has translation MAEHQHNHSHGANKKILLISFVIIFSFMIVEAIGGFLTNSLALLSDAGHMLSDAVSLAIALLAFIVSEKAVTMSKTYGYKRIEILAATLNGVTLIAIALYIFYEAIDRFQNPPEVATTGMLIISVIGLLVNILVAWIMLKGGDTEENLNMRGAFLHVISDMLGSVGAIIAALLMMFFGFGWADPLASVIVAVLVLRGGYSVTKNSLHVLMEGTPTGVDSDQVVSILNGHEQVRGVHDVHIWTVTSGFHALTCHIVLDDVLTVKQSSAILAKIEHELLHANIQHATIQIEGSAHNHDDSIYCTVKAEVSGHHHHHH, from the coding sequence ATGGCTGAACATCAACACAATCATTCACACGGGGCTAATAAAAAGATTTTACTGATTTCATTTGTAATAATTTTTAGTTTTATGATTGTCGAAGCAATTGGTGGCTTTCTAACGAATAGTTTGGCGTTGCTATCGGACGCAGGGCATATGCTAAGTGATGCGGTTTCACTTGCCATTGCACTTTTAGCCTTTATTGTGTCTGAAAAAGCGGTGACGATGTCAAAAACGTATGGCTATAAACGAATCGAAATTCTTGCTGCTACGTTAAATGGTGTCACGCTTATTGCAATTGCGTTATACATTTTTTATGAAGCGATTGATCGCTTTCAAAATCCACCTGAAGTTGCGACGACAGGTATGCTTATTATTAGTGTTATCGGATTACTCGTTAACATTTTAGTTGCATGGATTATGCTTAAAGGCGGCGACACAGAAGAAAATTTAAATATGCGCGGTGCCTTTTTACATGTCATTAGCGATATGCTTGGTTCTGTTGGAGCGATTATCGCAGCACTCTTAATGATGTTTTTCGGTTTTGGTTGGGCAGATCCATTAGCAAGTGTCATAGTAGCGGTGCTCGTACTTCGTGGTGGTTACTCAGTAACGAAAAATTCACTCCATGTATTAATGGAAGGAACACCAACTGGGGTTGACAGTGATCAAGTAGTTAGCATTTTGAATGGACATGAGCAAGTACGCGGTGTGCATGATGTTCACATATGGACAGTGACAAGTGGTTTTCATGCACTAACTTGCCATATTGTATTAGATGATGTACTGACGGTAAAACAGAGTAGCGCGATTTTAGCCAAAATAGAACATGAACTACTCCATGCCAATATTCAGCATGCGACCATTCAAATTGAAGGTAGTGCGCACAATCATGACGATTCTATTTATTGTACTGTAAAAGCAGAAGTAAGCGGCCATCACCACCATCATCATTAA